The Helianthus annuus cultivar XRQ/B chromosome 16, HanXRQr2.0-SUNRISE, whole genome shotgun sequence genome includes a window with the following:
- the LOC110864658 gene encoding ABC transporter G family member 35 codes for MEETHGGSIMRSISKSMSRRVDAVFSVSSSLGRSSRGSVADEEALRWAALEKLPTYNRIRTTIFKNNLSAHDLQRQTPSDTLLVDVGELDAKAHQNFIDKIFKDTEEDNGRFLRKLRDRIDKVGISLPTIEVRFQNVTIEADCYVGDRALPTLLNAARNSLESLLSSVGIHLSRKTKLTILKDVSGIIKPARMTLLLGPPSSGKTTLLLALAGKLDSSLKVEGDITYNGHKLNEFEPRKTAAYISQYDVHVGEMTVKETFDFAARCQGVGSRIELLAELARREKQAGVFPEADVDLFMKGTTVEGFESNLITYYILRILGLDMCRDTYVGDEMRKGISGGQKKRVTTGEMLVGPATTLFMDEISTGLDSSTTFQIVKCLQQIVHFTDSTIFMSLLQPAPETFDLFDDVILLSEGQIVYQGPRENALEFFESCGFRLPERKGTSDFLQEVTSRKDQEQYWADRSKPYRYIPVSEFVERFKSFHVGDKLKNELSVPYDKSQSHRAALVFKKYLVSKRELLKASWDKEWLLIKRNSPIYIFKTVQFIILSFTTMTVFFRTRMHSRNEQDGSAYIGALAFSLLLNMFNGYAEIALSIIRLPVIFKQRDLLFHPPWAYTLPTFLLRIPISLLESTLWMAIVYYGVGLAPEASRIFKHFLLVFMLQNVGGGYFRFIAGICRTMNIANTGGTLALLTIVLLGGFLIPKSEILGWWKWGYWVSPLSYGFKALAVNEFFGHRWMNKMSTGNITRLGNAILESADIPSQESWFWISIASLAGFVVLFNVLFTFALMYLDPLGKPQAVISKEATTTMETQKEGYTEQELDRRHPKAHKKGMVLPFTPLSMSFDKMNYFVDMPQEMREQGVTENRLQLLCEVTGTFRPGVLTSLMGVSGAGKTTLMDVLAGRKTSGYIEGDIRISGFPKKQETFARISGYCEQTDIHSPNITVYESLIYSAFLRLPKEINNEEKMSFVHEVMELVELDNLKNAIVGLPGVTGLSTEQRKRLTIAVELVANPSIIFMDEPTSGLDARAAAIVMRAVRNTVDTGRTVVCTIHQPSIDIFESFDELLLLKRGGQMIYAGPLGRNSRNIIDYFEGIHGVPKIPDKYNPATWMLEVSSSVVESRLGIDFAEHFKSSILHQKNKDLVMELSTPPPGAEDLHFVSQYSQSLWGQFKSCIWKMWWSYWRNPDYNLVRNIFTLAASLLIGITFWKIGEKRESSSNLTTIVGASYAGVFFIGMNNCQTAQPVVASERTVFYRERAAGMYSTLPYAMAQVFVEIPYVFVEAACYALIVYPMVSFDWTAPKFFWFFFISFFSFLYFTYYGLMTVSITPNEQAAAVLAVLFYGLFNFFSGFFIPRPRIPKWWVWYYWLCPIAWSVYGYIVSQYHDAENTIKVPGMSYDPAMNWYIKEYYGFHLDFMGPVALVLVSFCVLFAFIYAFCLRILNFQVR; via the exons GGTTGGCATCTCTTTACCAACTATAGAAGTTCGGTTTCAGAATGTGACCATAGAAGCAGATTGCTACGTCGGTGATAGAGCGCTTCCAACGCTACTAAATGCTGCTAGAAATTCACTCGAATCGCTTTTGAGTTCTGTTGGAATCCATCTGTCTAGGAAAACCAAACTCACCATTCTTAAAGATGTATCAGGGATAATCAAACCTGCAAG AATGACACTTCTGTTGGGTCCGCCATCTTCTGGGAAGACGACTCTTCTATTGGCTTTGGCAGGAAAGCTTGATTCCAGCTTAAAG GTTGAAGGAGATATTACTTACAATGGTCATAAGCTAAATGAATTTGAACCAAGAAAGACCGCAGCCTACATTAGCCAGTACGATGTTCATGTTGGAGAAATGACTGTTAAGGAAACATTTGATTTCGCAGCAAGATGCCAAGGAGTCGGATCAAGAATAG AATTGTTGGCGGAGCTTGCAAGAAGAGAGAAGCAAGCAGGAGTTTTCCCAGAAGCTGATGTCGACCTTTTTATGAAAGGAACTACTGTAGAAGGATTTGAAAGCAATTTAATTACTTACTATATTCTTAGA ATATTGGGTCTGGATATGTGTCGTGACACCTATGTCGGTGATGAAATGAGAAAAGGAATCTCTGGAGGACAAAAGAAGAGAGTCACTACAG GAGAAATGCTTGTTGGACCAGCAACAACTTTGTTTATGGATGAGATATCCACAGGTTTAGACAGCTCCACTACATTTCAGATCGTGAAGTGCTTACAACAAATTGTACACTTCACTGACTCAACAATCTTTATGTCACTACTACAACCTGCTCCAGAGACTTTTGATCTTTTTGATGACGTAATATTACTATCAGAGGGACAGATTGTGTATCAAGGACCACGAGAAAACGCGTTAGAGTTCTTTGAGAGTTGTGGATTTAGGTTGCCCGAGAGAAAGGGCACTTCTGACTTCTTGCAAGAG GTTACCTCACGAAAGGATCAAGAGCAATATTGGGCAGATAGAAGCAAACCATACAGATATATCCCTGTTAGTGAATTTGTTGAGCGATTCAAGAGTTTCCATGTAGGCGACAAGCTAAAGAATGAGCTCTCAGTCCCTTATGACAAGAGCCAAAGCCATAGAGCCGCTTTAGTCTTCAAGAAGTACTTGGTCTCTAAAAGGGAGCTGCTTAAGGCCTCATGGGATAAGGAATGGCTGCTAATCAAAAGAAATAGTCCCATTTACATTTTCAAGACTGTGCAATTCATCATATTATCTTTTACTACAATGACTGTGTTCTTTAGGACTAGGATGCACTCAAGGAATGAACAAGATGGTTCAGCCTACATAGGAGCACTTGCTTTCAGCTTGCTTCTAAATATGTTTAATGGTTATGCTGAAATTGCCCTATCCATAATAAGGCTTCCGGTCATTTTCAAGCAAAGAGACCTTCTGTTCCACCCTCCATGGGCATATACACTTCCAACATTTTTGCTTCGTATACCAATATCTTTGTTGGAGAGTACTCTTTGGATGGCCATAGTATATTACGGTGTTGGCCTTGCCCCTGAAGCTAGCAG GATCTTTAAGCACTTCCTTTTAGTTTTTATGCTCCAAAATGTTGGAGGGGGATATTTTAGATTTATTGCCGGAATATGTAGGACAATGAACATTGCAAACACAGGTGGAACCCTTGCACTTCTTACCATAGTTCTTTTAGGTGGTTTCCTCATTCCTAAAAGTGAAATTCTTGGTTGGTGGAAGTGGGGATATTGGGTATCACCTTTGTCATATGGCTTCAAAGCCCTTGCAGTAAATGAGTTCTTTGGGCATAGGTGGATGAACAAGATG AGTACAGGGAATATAACGCGACTGGGCAATGCGATACTAGAAAGCGCAGATATCCCATCACAAGAAAGTTGGTTCTGGATTAGTATTGCCTCTCTTGCGGGTTTTGTAGTTCTCTTCAACGTCCTATTCACTTTTGCTCTCATGTATTTAGATC CCCTTGGAAAACCACAAGCAGTTATATCGAAAGAAGCAACCACAACGATGGAAACTCAAAAAG AAGGATATACAGAACAAGAGCTTGATAGAAGACATCCTAAGGCTCATAAGAAGGGAATGGTTCTTCCATTTACTCCACTTTCCATGTCATTTGATAAGATGAACTATTTTGTTGATATGCCCCAA GAAATGAGAGAACAAGGAGTGACAGAAAACAGGTTGCAGTTACTTTGTGAAGTAACTGGTACTTTTAGGCCTGGAGTTTTAACTTCATTAATGGGGGTCAGTGGAGCTGGTAAAACAACACTTATGGATGTTTTAGCAGGACGAAAGACAAGTGGTTACATTGAAGGAGATATACGAATATCAGGATTTCCAAAGAAACAAGAAACTTTTGCTAGAATTTCTGGATATTGTGAGCAGACTGATATCCATTCTCCCAATATCACTGTGTATGAATCTTTGATTTACTCAGCTTTTCTTCGCCTCCCAAAAGAAATCAATAACGAAGAGAAGATG TCTTTTGTACACGAAGTTATGGAGCTTGTTGAACTAGACAACCTCAAGAATGCAATAGTGGGACTTCCTGGAGTTACTGGTTTATCAACAGAACAAAGAAAAAGGCTAACAATTGCAGTTGAGCTTGTTGCCAATCCTTCAATTATTTTCATGGATGAACCAACTTCTGGTCTTGATGCAAGAGCAGCAGCCATTGTTATGAGGGCTGTAAGAAATACTGTTGATACAGGAAGAACTGTTgtttgcaccattcatcaaccaAGCATTGATATCTTTGAATCCTTTGATGAGTTGTTGCTACTTAAAAGAGGTGGGCAAATGATTTATGCAGGACCTCTAGGAAGGAATTCTAGAAATATTATAGACTACTTTGAG GGAATTCATGGCGTTCCAAAGATTCCAGACAAATATAACCCAGCAACATGGATGTTAGAAGTCAGTTCAAGTGTTGTAGAGAGCCGACTTGGGATAGATTTTGCTGAGCACTTTAAATCATCAATATTGCACCA AAAGAACAAGGATTTAGTGATGGAATTAAGCACACCACCTCCAGGAGCAGAAGACCTTCATTTTGTATCACAATATTCTCAATCTTTATGGGGGCAATTCAAGTCTTGTATTTGGAAGATGTGGTGGAGTTATTGGAGAAATCCTGATTATAACCTTGTTCGCAACATCTTCACTTTGGCTGCATCATTATTGATTGGGATAACATTTTGGAAGATTGGTGAAAAAAG GGAGAGTAGCAGCAATTTGACCACAATCGTCGGGGCTTCATATGCTGGAGTATTCTTCATTGGTATGAATAATTGCCAAACAGCGCAACCTGTAGTAGCCTCAGAAAGAACAGTCTTCTATCGTGAAAGAGCAGCTGGAATGTACTCGACATTGCCATATGCCATGGCACAG GTTTTCGTGGAGATACCATACGTATTTGTCGAAGCAGCATGTTACGCTTTGATAGTGTATCCCATGGTGTCATTCGATTGGACAGCACCCAAATTTTTTTGGTTCTTTTTCATCAGCTTCTTTTCATTCCTCTATTTTACATATTATGGATTGATGACTGTGTCCATTACACCAAATGAGCAAGCAGCAGCCGTGTTAGCCGTTTTATTCTACGGGCTCTTTAACTTCTTTTCAGGGTTTTTCATCCCTAGACCC AGGATTCCAAAGTGGTGGGTGTGGTACTACTGGTTATGTCCCATAGCTTGGAGTGTGTATGGGTATATCGTTTCACAATACCATGATGCTGAGAACACGATCAAAGTGCCTGGGATGTCATATGATCCAGCCATGAATTGGTATATCAAAGAATACTATGGTTTTCACTTAGATTTCATGGGCCCCGTTGCTTTGGTTCTGGTTAGCTTTTGCGTATTATTTGCATTCATTTATGCCTTCTGTTTAAGGATCCTCAATTTCCAAGTAAGATAA
- the LOC110944380 gene encoding uncharacterized protein LOC110944380: METNMGDAEKENLQQLFEDEEKTLYTGSKFTKLDAVLKLLNLKSKNGWSDKSFTNLLVLLHDMLPEDNELPVSTYQAKKLTCPMGLEVERIHACPNNCILYRKQYANEHKCVKCGASRYKRLKDSDDADDDVKKNGPPAKMLWYLPIIPRLKRLFSNEKEAKLLRWHSDERVIDQKLRHVADSPQWRTIDNKYPEFGKETRNIRFGLSSDGMNPFGNMSSRRSTWPVLLCIYNLPPWLCMKRKYIMMSLLIQGPRQPGNDIDVYLSPLIDDLKTLWDSGVEVYDAYKKEHFQLHAMIFCTINDFPAYGNLSGYSTKGKKACPVCEDETSSTWLKNCNKTVYMGHRRFLPKGHSFRKKREEFNGEIETRTMRTRFDAFSRVENLNTVLGKRSRDKSGINWKRKSIFWDLPYWRDLNVRHCLDVMHIEKNVCDSLIGLLLNIPGKTKDGINVRKDMVLLNIRKDLAPEQRGDRIYLPPACYNTTKEEKRQFCQCLHDIKVPSTYSSNIKRLVSMKDCKLLGMKSHDCHVLMTHMIPIAIRGLLPDNVRHTITKLCLFFNNIHSKVIDKEDLDKWQKDIYVTLCELEMYFPPSFFDVMVHLISHIVQEIKACGPVFLRYMYPFERYMGYLKGFVKNRNRPEGSIIEGYTSEEAVEFCQGYMEGVDSVGVPVTRHSGRLLGQAVIGIKTTMPQRKDVQDAHLVVLKHMTCLAPYVNEHMEMLRLTHPGKDDLWYINTQNKELSKWMEMKVTKTDVDDTVKRLGQGPDCRVITSQGYDINGYTFYTSDQDKKSVVQNSGVTITASTTEFSRGRHDTMMNIAKNSYYGVIQEIWELDYHDFTIPLFKCKWVNNSTGVQVDKYGFTLVDLTTDGYKSEPFVLAKHVTQVFFVNDPSKPRYHIVLQGKRRILGIDNVINEDEYDHFDDLPPFSVGIEPSNYDNIKHTKYLRDDTDGIYVD; this comes from the exons ATGGAGACTAATATGGGTGATGCCGAAAAAGAAAATCTACAACAACTAtttgaagatgaagaaaaaacaTTATATACCGGTTCTAAATTTACGAAACTTGATGCTGTGTTGAAGTTGTTGAACTTGAAGTCGAAAAACGGATGGAGCGATaaaagtttcacaaatttattaGTGCTTTTGCATGACATGCTTCCGGAAGACAATGAATTACCAGTTTCGACATACCAAGCAAAAAAGTTGACGTGTCCGATGGGATTGGAAGTTGAAAGAATACATGCATGTCCAAATAATTGTATATTGTATAGAAAGCAGTATGCAAATGAACATAAATGTGTTAAGTGTGGTGCATCCAGGTATAAACGACTAAAAGATTCGGACGACGCTGATGATGATGTGAAAAAAAATGGACCACCAGCTAAAATGTTGTGGTATCTCCCCATTATACCGAGGTTGAAAAGGTTATTTTCAAACGAAAAAGAAGCAAAATTATTACGTTGGCATTCAGATGAACGTGTAATTGACCAAAAACTAAGACATGTGGCGGATTCACCTCAGTGGAGAACCATTGATAACAAGTATCCTGAATTCGGGAAGGAGACGAGAAACATACGGTTTGGGCTTAGTTCAGACGGGATGAATCCTTTCGGGAACATGAGCAGTCGTCGTAGTACGTGGCCGGTTCTTTTATGCATCTACAATCTTCCACCGTGGTTATGCATGAAACGGAAATACATTATGATGTCGTTGTTGATTCAAGGTCCTAGACAGCCAGGTAATGATATTGATGTGTATTTGTCTCCTTTAATTGATGACTTAAAAACTCTTTGGGATTCGGGTGTAGAAGTATATGATGCCTATAAGAAAGAACACTTTCAATTGCATGCCATGATTTTCTGTACAATAAATGATTTTCCAGCATACGGAAACTTGTCAGGATATAGTACCAAGGGTAAGAAAGcttgtcctgtttgtgaagatgAAACAAGCTCAACATGGTTAAAAAATTGCAATAAAACTGTATACATGGGGCATCGAAGATTCCTTCCGAAGGGTCATAGTTTTAGGAAGAAAAGAGAGGAGTTTAACGGAGAGATCGAGACCAGAACGATGAGAACACGGTTCGATGCATTTTCACGAGTTGAAAATCTAAATACTGTGTTGGGAAAAAGATCTCGTGATAAGAGTGGAATCAACTGGAAAAGAAAATCAATCTTTTGGGATTTGCCTTATTGGAGAGATTTAAATGTTAGGCATTGTCTAGATGTTATGCACATAGAAAAAAATGTATGTGATAGCTTGATAGGCTTATTATTAAATATTCCGGGTAAAACTAAAGACGGGATTAATGTCCGAAAAGACATGGTACTTTTGAATATACGTAAAGATCTTGCCCCAGAACAAAGGGGCGACCGTATTTATCTGCCACCTGCTTGTTATAAcacaacaaaagaagaaaaaaggcAGTTCTGTCAATGTTTGCATGATATTAAGGTTCCATCAACTTATTCTTCAAACATTAAAAGATTGGTGTCAATGAAAGATTGTAAATTGCTTGGAATGAAGTCTCATGATTGTCATGTTTTGATGACACATATGATTCCTATCGCGATTCGTGGATTGTTACCGGATAACGTCCGACATACGATCACAaaactttgtttgttttttaacaacATTCACTCAAAGGTTATTGACAAAGAAGACTTGGATAAATGGCAAAAAGATATTTATGTTACCCTTTGTGAACTAGAGATGTACTTCCCACCATCATTTTTTGATGTAATGGTTCACCTGATATCTCATATCGTACAAGAGATTAAAGCTTGTGGTCCGGTATTCCTACGGTACATGTACCCTTTTGAAAGATACATGGGTTACctaaaaggttttgtaaaaaaccGTAATCGACCAGAGGGCAGTATTATTGAAGGGTATACTTCTGAAGAGGCGGTTGAGTTCTGTCAAG GCTATATGGAGGGTGTCGACAGTGTTGGTGTTCCAGTAACTCGTCATTCGGGCCGGCTTCTGGGTCAGGCAGTAATTGGTATCAAAACAACCATGCCACAACGAAAAGACGTGCAAGATGCACATTTAGTGGTCCTAAAACACATGACATGCCTTGCTCCATATGTTAATGAACACATGGAGATGTTACGGTTGACACACCCGGGCAAGGATGATTTATGGTACATAAACACTCAAAACAAAGAGTTATCGAAGTGGATGGAAATGAAGGTAACCAAAACAGATGTTGATGATACTGTGAAAAGGCTTGGGCAGGGTCCAGACTGTAGAGTTATAACTTCCCAGGGGTACGACATTAACGGTTATACTTTTTACACCAGTGATCAAGATAAAAAAAGTGTTGTGCAAAACAGTGGAGTTACTATAACAGCATCAACGACCGAGTTCAGCAGAGGGCGCCACGATACAATGATGAATATCGCCAAAAATTCTTATTATGGTGTTATACAGGAAATTTGGGAATTGGACTATCATGATTTCACTATTCCTTTGTTCAAATGTAAGTGGGTGAACAACAGTACAGGTGTTCAAGTTGACAAATATGGTTTTACACTTGTCGACCTTACCACTGATGGCTATAAATCTGAGCCATTTGTTTTGGCAAAGCATGTCACACAAGTTTTCTTTGTCAATGACCCAAGCAAACCAAGATACCACATTGTCTTGCAAGGTAAACGCCGTATTCTTGGTATTGATAATGTCATTAACGAGGATGAATATGACCACTTTGATGATCTACCACCATTTTCGGTCGGTATTGAACCAAGTAATTACGACAACATTAAGCACACCAAATACCTACGTGATGACACCGATGGGATTTACGTTGATTAA
- the LOC110864659 gene encoding monosaccharide-sensing protein 1-like — translation MTRFTSVCSIYAQMMDPIVTLFGSVHEKQNETGSMIFPNFGSMFHGDQHKPDNWDVESNHENGNLSVDETNDNVKTPLLSLNSTSVDKDMIAPVSRSMLNTVQPSESNSVIGIGGGWQLAYTKTEDGKKAGGLQRIYLHQEGGAESRRGSIASLPVADDGDGVRASALVSRSVLCLDNTMGQNPIQSGLIKPQPSTKDVRSWADLSKLVLNKH, via the exons ATGACCAG ATTCACTTCAGTATGTTCCATCTATGCACAAATGATGGATCCAATAGTGACTCTATTCGGAAGTGTTCACGAGAAACAGAACGAAACCGGAAGCATGATCTTCCCAAATTTCGGAAGCATGTTTCATGGCGATCAGCATAAACCCGATAACTGGGATGTAGAGAGTAATCACGAAAATGGGAACTTATCCGTGGACGAAACTAATGATAATGTAAAAACCCCGTTGCTATCGCTTAATTCAACTAGTGTAGATAAAGACATGATTGCTCCGGTTTCTAGGAGTATGTTAAACACAGTTCAGCCTAGCGAGTCGAATAGTGTGATAGGgattggtggtgggtggcagttGGCGTATACGAAGACCGAAGACGGGAAGAAAGCGGGCGGGTTGCAGCGGATTTACTTGCACCAGGAGGGTGGTGCAGAATCCAGACGCGGGTCCATTGCTTCACTCCCGGTTGCAGACGACGGTGACGGGGTTCGGGCCTCGGCTCTTGTTAGTAGATCAGTTCTTTGTTTAGATAATACGATGGGTCAGAACCCGATTCAGTCGGGTCTGATCAAGCCGCAACCGTCTACTAAAGATGTGAGGAGTTGGGCTGATCTTTCCAAGCTGGTATTAAACAAGCATTGA